The following coding sequences lie in one Calditerricola satsumensis genomic window:
- a CDS encoding lysine 5,6-aminomutase subunit alpha TIM-barrel domain-containing protein: MDKLRLDPAMIDRARDAARGIAEEVDRFTAQRTTVATERTVLRLMGVDGVNADGVPLPNVVVDHVHERGLLGRGGWPTGWPRPSRATA; this comes from the coding sequence ATGGACAAACTGCGCCTGGATCCGGCGATGATTGACCGCGCCCGCGACGCGGCGCGCGGCATCGCCGAAGAGGTCGATCGCTTCACCGCCCAGCGCACCACGGTGGCCACGGAGCGCACCGTGCTGCGCCTGATGGGCGTCGACGGCGTCAATGCCGACGGGGTGCCGCTGCCCAACGTCGTCGTGGACCACGTGCACGAGCGGGGCCTGCTGGGGCGGGGGGGGTGGCCTACTGGATGGCCGCGGCCGTCGCGCGCTACGGCCTGA
- a CDS encoding OAM dimerization domain-containing protein, which yields MTERAWPDAGNRSHAAAASVDLTRVKPYGDTYGDGAVQLSFTLPVPLTEEAKEAARQLAGKMGLEEPQVVHSADLGEGFSFYILYGRCVHTVDVTRIRVPKVTSKRMTFDEINAFIRARIGRKVVVVGACTGDDAHTVGIDAIMNMKGYNGEYGLERYPEIDAYNLGSQVPNETLIARAVELGADAILVSQVVTQKGSHIRTLTGLIELLEAEGLRERFLVICGGPRITHELALELGYDAGFGPGTTAPDVASFIVQELVKRRERSVPEPGP from the coding sequence ATGACGGAACGCGCGTGGCCAGATGCCGGCAACCGGTCACACGCTGCGGCGGCGAGCGTTGACCTAACGCGCGTCAAGCCCTACGGCGACACGTACGGCGACGGCGCGGTGCAGCTCAGCTTCACCCTGCCCGTTCCCCTCACCGAGGAGGCCAAGGAGGCGGCCCGCCAGCTGGCCGGCAAGATGGGCCTCGAGGAACCGCAGGTGGTGCACAGCGCCGATCTCGGCGAGGGCTTCTCGTTCTACATCCTCTATGGCCGCTGCGTCCACACCGTCGACGTGACGCGCATCCGCGTGCCCAAGGTGACGAGCAAGCGGATGACCTTCGACGAGATCAACGCCTTCATTCGCGCGCGCATCGGCCGCAAGGTGGTCGTGGTGGGCGCCTGCACCGGCGACGACGCCCACACCGTGGGCATCGATGCGATCATGAACATGAAGGGGTACAACGGCGAATACGGCCTCGAGCGCTACCCGGAAATCGACGCCTACAACCTCGGCAGCCAGGTGCCCAACGAAACGCTCATCGCCCGCGCCGTGGAGCTCGGCGCCGACGCCATCCTCGTCTCCCAGGTGGTGACGCAAAAGGGATCGCACATCCGCACGCTAACCGGGCTCATCGAGCTCCTCGAGGCGGAAGGCCTGCGCGAGCGCTTCCTCGTCATCTGCGGCGGCCCGCGCATCACCCACGAGCTGGCCCTGGAGCTGGGCTACGACGCCGGTTTTGGTCCCGGCACCACGGCGCCGGACGTGGCGTCGTTTATCGTTCAGGAGCTGGTGAAGCGGCGCGAGCGGAGCGTGCCTGAACCCGGTCCATGA